The Brassica rapa cultivar Chiifu-401-42 chromosome A10, CAAS_Brap_v3.01, whole genome shotgun sequence genome segment TTGTAACTCTGAACTTGATTCACGGATGTACTGAACTTGATTCACGGATGTACTATGTTGTAACTCTATGTCTCTCTATTTAAATGATGTCTCTACTCTCTGCTTTTTAATCAAAGTTATCTTCTATTTCTTCTCTTGCTTTTGTTTCTCTTCACGAACATTCAACAACATACAACAAACTATAACAACTAAATTCAACTACAAAAACATACAACAAAATACAACGTAAAGGCCAATGACCTGGCTTGTGGCAATGGAAGCAATCACCAGTTCGCATGGCTAACCAAGGAGTGAAGTCTGTGACCAACAAACACACATACAAGAGCAACTACCTTCAACAACAAACAAGAGCAACTACCTTCAAGATTGGTAAGAAAATaggattcttaaaaaaatattggttatgaaaattagaaagaatttaagttaaaatataatatgattgaaGTAAAAATaggattcttaaaaaaatattggttatgaaaattagaaagaattttagttaaaatataatatgattgaaGTTAAAAATtggattcttaaaaaaatatggtttatgaaaattagaaagatttttagttaaaatataatatgattgaagtaaaaaaataggattcttaaaaaaaatatggttgtagaaaattagaaagaattttagttaaaataaaataggattcttaaaaaaaatatggttgtagaaaattagaaagaattttagttaaaataaaataggattcttaaaaaaaatatggttGTAGCAAATTAGAAAGaattatagttaaaataaaatatgaatgaAGTTAAAAATAggattctttaaataatatggtttatgaaaattagaaagaattttagttaaaataaaatattaaattacaaaTCCCCTTTTGTCATGTTAGGAAGAAAACATCAACAATGTCATCCTCATCAAGTGATGAAGTTGATGAAGCTATAGAAGAAATGGTCGACGAAGTAGTTGATAATTACATCGACTCAATAGTTGAGGTCCAAGGCAACAAACCGAAAAGATGTGCTTATATCGACAGAGATCGGGAACAAGGACACAATCAACTATGGAACGATTATTTCAAGGAAAATCCTACATACCCACCGGAAATGTTTAGGAGgcgttttcgaatgaacaagccattgttcCTTCGCATTGTCGAACGTATAAGTAATGAAGTTCCATACTTTCAGCAAAGACGAAATGCTCACGGGAGGAACGGGCTTTCTGCACTTCAAAAGTGTACGGCAGCTATACGTATGTTGGCATATGGTCAATCGGGAGATACAtatgacgaatatctccgacttggtgaCAGTACATCACGTTTGTGTTTGGCAAATTTCACTGATGCAATAATACAATTGTTTGGAAATGAGTATCTACGAAAACCTACAGCCGAGGATCTTCAACGCTTACTCGATGTTGGAGAGGTACGGGGGTTTCCGGGGATGATAGGCAGCATCGACTgcatgcattgggagtggaaaaactgcccaacGGCTTGGAAAGGTCAGTTCACACGTGGTTCAGGaaagccgacaattgtcttagaagccgtggcatcacaagatctttggatatggcacgcatttttcggcttaccaggtaccctcaacgatatcaatgttcttgatcggtcccctgtttttgatgacatcttACATGGTCGAGCACCAAAAGTTAAGttcaaggtcaacaaccacacttatcgtatggcctactatcttactgacggaatttatccaaactggtcaacatttatccaatccatcccaCTTCCTCAAGGTCCTAAAGCCGAGAAATTTGCAGAAAAGCAAGAATCCGccagaaaagatgtcgaacgagcttttggagtattgcaatcGAGGTTTGCAATTGTTAAAAACCCAGCTCTACAATGGGACAAGGAGAAGATAGGAAAGATCATGAGAACTTGTgtcatattgcacaatatgatagtagagAACGAACGACACGGATACGCTCAAATTGATACTTCTGAGTTCGAGTCCGGAGAATCAAGCAGAACTTCGAGGGTGACAAGGAGAGAAAGTATTCATGTCGGTGATATGTTAGGCATGCGCAGAGAAGTTCGAGATCCAGAGAAGCATGCTcgtttgaaagctgatttaATGGAAAATATATGGCAAAAGTTCGGTGATGAAAATGAATAAGCTTTGTATGTTATTTAATTTCTTGATTTATGTAATCTACTCTTTATGTattgaatataaaatttaaaaatatttataatattttttaatatttaaatcatgTATTCtgaatttttagaaattttttaaaaataaattatttattattattttattcctatGAACTCCTTCTTGAGGTTCATCAATGCAGAAAACAACAAATAGAGGTTCATAACTATTCATGGACccactaaaaaatattaaaaaatttttgTGAACCCCAAGAGGGGGTTCACTAATGCTCATGCTCTAAATGATCTATCTATTATCGGATTCTTATATTATTATTCTTAATCGGGAGTTAATGActgtaaaataaagaaaactgACTGTAAACATATCGGAAAATTAATTACAGTTGTAGATCAAAATTGTtactttatttaataaattaatttttggagttcattttttaatttaattattttatttgagtTTTGTAGCTTTTTCTGTTTATAtttgtcttttttcttcttcttttttgtgatTAATCAACAGCTTTAACTTTGAAACGAAAATGCATTCAACAATGATAAGTCCCTAGACTGTGAAGTATATATAGTAGTCAAAGAATAACTATTAGTTACAACTTCTAGTAACTAATAGTGGCACAACTTCTAGTCTTCTACTACGCATTATTTTAACTAAATGGCACGACTTGTGGCTCAATGAGTATATTAGTTATATTGTTCTACTGATTTGATTAAGATGCTTAGCAGATGATTAAAACCCACTTGCTCGTTTTAAGAAATTCGTTTCTAACACGTTATGGTTGCCCGATAGCTTGACCTACTTGCTTCATAGACATGATgagtttgtttattttgttcCTTTTCCTAGACATGATTCAGTTAAACACTCCATCTATGCTTTTCTATTCATAACATACCGAATCATTTATTTTGTGTGGGCCTAACTTAACTCTTATCGTTGAAGGAGCCTTGAGTGCAAGAGCATCTAACTGGATCCAAAATCACTAAAAATATCACATAATGAGACTGCTTACTGTTAACTGCAAGTGCTTGAATGTAATTTTATCATCATCATCCGAACTCAGTAGTAATATTTTATGATGAGATGGCATAACAAAAGCACCAGTGGTCTAGTGGTAGAATAGTACCCTGCCACGGtacagacccgggttcgattcccggctggtgcagttttaattatttttttccttattttttcGTGCTGATTCTCTCCCTTCTCTGTCCATTACCTCCTCGTTCAGGCAAAACAAACGtccttgtttttaaaaaatgccAGGTTAAATACATGCATCATTAACTAAAAAGGGAAAGAATGCATGCACCTTTGACATTTAAAGGTAAATGTACATaatcatttttacttttttgcaTGAATGAGACCACACAACCTCTTTacgaaaataaaagaaaattctgTAGACCACATATAATTAGCTTTGTATATAAGGCCAACGTCAATCAATAGGGGGTGGGGGTAAAGAAAGTCTGACTATTAATAGTATAGTTAACTGCTAATTAGCTCAGCCGGCAGTAGAGTGAtcataaattatctttttactaATCTGTTAATCTTACAACTCATTCTCGAATTCAACCCGTATACAGACAGTTATAGTGAAATTGAAAAAGTgcatatataacaaaataacGTACAATACTTTTTAGTTACATTGCTACATCAGTTCTATAGTATAAcatttctcttccttttttttgataaaaaaggtATAACATTTCTCTATTTGTTCTATAGTATAACATGTCTCTAAttctttttgataaaaaaaaaacatttctctaTTTGTTTGCAAGAAAATTAACGCACCTACtaacaatatataatacttaGAAAACTGGCCTTCGTTGTACTATTTTTATGAATTCATTTTTGTGATAAAGTAGATTAACAAAATTTACCCGATCATCACAAAATcttgtattatatattatggTTTTTTCCCCATAATTTCATCTTGGATTTTCATGAGTTCAATACTATATACGAAAAAACAACGTCAAACCCAACATACATCTTGCATAAAGataaaaatcaatatatattgcTATTTGTTCTATAGTATAACATGTCTCTAAttctttttgataaaaaaaaaacatttctctaTTTGTTTGCAAGAAAATTAACGCACCTACtaacaatatataatacttaGAAAACTGGCCTTCGTTGTACTATTTTTATGAATTCATTTTTGTGATAAAGTAGATTAACAAAATTTACCCGATCATCACAAAATcttgtattatatattatggTTTTTTCCCCATAATTTCATCTTGGATTTTCATGAGTTCAATACTATATACGAAAAAACAACGTCAAACCCAACATACATCTTGCATAAAGataaaaatcaatatatattgcTACGTACATAacgtataaaatatatatatgtttataatacCCATATATAGGATCGAcatataaagtatatatatatagatatcatGTATGTCCGTAGCCCTAGTATTAAGAGACCGTTAATTTGGCCATGCAAACGGCTTATTCGACGACGGCGCTGGCTGGTAGTAAAACGGAGCGGCCGGGTGCTGCCACTTCTTGAAAATTGGCGGCTTCTCCACCTCTTTTCCCCACCGTTGCTCATCCCTCTTCGTCACCATTTGTGGCTTCGGTGGCGGTGACTCCGTAGGTGATAGAAGGGGAATGGGCACTTTCCAATTCGCTTCGGACGGGTTTATCTTTAGAGGTGGTGGAGCCCGCCGCTGCAGCCTACTCGACTTCCGGTTCCCACCGCCAGATATATTTCTCGCCGTGGAAGACATCGCCGGTGTTTTTTGTTCTCCTTTGTTTTTAATGTCTATGAGTCGGAGTATGTGTGCTATATATAGTGGGGGTGTGATCAAGTGTGTTTGGCTTGGATTTTGGTTAAAACGGTCGAATCTTTTACGATtagttttccttttcttttcaagtatttaaagtatttttcCTTTTGACTAGTAGACTATTAGACTAAACTGATCAATTTATGAGTTTGACTATATTCTCTTTTGCGAGGACGATAGGAACTCTTTTCCcctctttttcatttttggtttctgaaaatattttctttagtaTAGTTGGAAATtattaagaaataaaattagCTTTTTCATAATTTTGCTAACCAAACATTTATAGGTTTCGATCCATTTTCTTAGTCTCCCTCTGATAATACAATTTGTAAATCTATGGCAATACGTGGGTTTCAAAGCATAGTTTAGGTTGATACAGTCGGGTGAATCAACTGTTTTCAGCAGTTAACCAACTCTGGTAATTGCATCCAGCTTATAAAAGAAATATCTAAAACTACCAGCTCTTTTTCCAGTCAGTTTATAGGTTTGGCATTGTTAATACCTAATAAATTTCTGTATGTTTTTTAAAAGCAAAAGAATGATAAAGACCATATGAACTTTAGACCAAGGAGATAATATAACTTTTGTTTCCTATACCAACTTTAGACTTAACCAATCCCTTTATTACCTATTTTAATTTCTGAGATTTTGTATGCCACATATAATGGAAAGAATCATATTCTAGTTTTAAACAAAAGGTAATATATCTTTGAATAATTAATCACTCTCTTAGTATAATTACCACTGAAATTAGCGGCTCATATTCTTCAGAAATAACCTTTAGCAAAATCCAAGTCATATATGACAAAATTTTGATGTGACATTGTATTTTCGCATATTAAGCTTGTCCATTGGATCACAACCAACATAAAATAGATGtacagaaaataaaaactctcGTAAATACCACTTGTAAGTGTTTAAACGGTTTGTAATGGACGGATCACATAACACGCTTTgcataaacaaaattttttggtcaacatttaataatttttgttcCATTTATTTTCGCAgagacataaataaaaataaaataaaagattgtaAACAGATTAgttttaatgataaaaaaataatgcagCAAAAATATGGTTTATGCAGCCAAAAATTGTCGGaacaacaaaaattatgataaaaaatattgtcggaacaataaaacaaaagaaattctAAGATcttaaagataaataaaaactcgaaaaaaaaatagaattgtgGTCAAGTGTAGACAAAAGAAGGTAAGAGCTTGAAGACATGAGAAGCTGTTC includes the following:
- the LOC103851739 gene encoding uncharacterized protein LOC103851739, with the protein product MSSSSSDEVDEAIEEMVDEVVDNYIDSIVEVQGNKPKRCAYIDRDREQGHNQLWNDYFKENPTYPPEMFRRRFRMNKPLFLRIVERISNEVPYFQQRRNAHGRNGLSALQKCTAAIRMLAYGQSGDTYDEYLRLGDSTSRLCLANFTDAIIQLFGNEYLRKPTAEDLQRLLDVGEVRGFPGMIGSIDCMHWEWKNCPTAWKGPKAEKFAEKQESARKDVERAFGVLQSRFAIVKNPALQWDKEKIGKIMRTCVILHNMIVENERHGYAQIDTSEFESGESSRTSRVTRRESIHVGDMLGMRREVRDPEKHARLKADLMENIWQKFGDENE
- the LOC103844268 gene encoding uncharacterized protein At4g14450, chloroplastic; protein product: MSSTARNISGGGNRKSSRLQRRAPPPLKINPSEANWKVPIPLLSPTESPPPKPQMVTKRDEQRWGKEVEKPPIFKKWQHPAAPFYYQPAPSSNKPFAWPN